One Setaria italica strain Yugu1 chromosome II, Setaria_italica_v2.0, whole genome shotgun sequence DNA segment encodes these proteins:
- the LOC101767667 gene encoding sentrin-specific protease 1 isoform X1 produces MSSAAARHCRKRRRDDAHGGASPTRRRRLLAPTPFPAVRCFGLRIALASAPHLPCKHCHDESTSPARLCRCRSNRLPSTSPFPAVRPFNLRIALASSPRRRRKLRFDDARHHISTTRRSRRPFSRVRRFPGLRPFALRFLLATDEPAPWSRRNPASVNMGNLISQLLRKTTSDGGLDVHRERLEGSPEVVDLTLEPDLEPEKVDVVRRGIGDWSVSALESPTPPEKRAPFHNEALEWTRLRESGFEDLSELFTPLTDKDEREVNNLLYDSGHSNEIIVMHEPSNIAITKEKLECLRPRGWLNDEVINLYIELLKERAEREPQRFLKCHFFNTFFYKKLTCGIAGYDYQSVRRWTTFKKLGYGLTECEKIFIPVHRDIHWCLAVINMKDKTFQYLDSLGGSGHDVLRVLTRYIMDELKDKSIEIDTSSWVVEVSDRLPLQHNGWDCGMFMLKYIDFHSRGLEPSFSQEHIMYFRKRTAKEILRLRAD; encoded by the exons ATGAGCAGCGCTGCAGCCCGCCACTGCCGCAAGCGCCGCCGCGACGATGCTCACGGGGGCGCCTCCccgactcgccgccgccgcctcctcgctccCACCCCGTTCCCCGCCGTCCGGTGCTTCGGCCTTCGCATCGCGCTCGCCAGCGCGCCTCACCTTCCCTGCAAGCATTGCCACGACGAGAGCACATCTCCGGCTCGCCTCTGCCGTTGCCGCAGCAACCGCCTCCCCAGCACCAGCCCGTTCCCTGCCGTCCGACCGTTTAACCTCCGCATCGCGCTAgcctcctccccgcgccgccgccgcaagctccGCTTCGACGACGCCCGCCACCACATCTCCACtacccgccgcagccgcagacCTTTTTCCAGGGTTAGGCGCTTCCCTGGCCTTCGCCCCTTCGCCCTCCGGTTCCTCCTCGCGACCGACGAACCAGCCCCCTGGAGTCGCCGGAATCCCGCTTCAGTAAACATGGGTAACCTCATCTCACAGCTGCTGCGGAAGACGACCAGCGACGGTGGCTTGGATGTGCACAGGGAGCGGCTCGAGGGGTCGCCGGAAGTAGTGGATCTCACGTTGGAGCCGGACCTTGAACCGGAGAAGGTCGATGTCGTGAGGAGGGGAATTGGCGATTGGAGCGTCTCCGCACTGGAGTCTCCAACGCCGCCGGAGAAGAGGGCGCCGTTCCACAATGAGGCACTCGAGTGGACGAGATTGCGTGAGTCAGGATTCGAG GATCTGTCCGAACTATTTACACCTCTAACCGACAAAGATGAAAGAGAAGTTAACAATCTTCTATATGATAGTGGTCATAG TAATGAAATCATAGTGATGCATGAGCCTTCTAACATTGCGATTACTAAAGAAAAACTTGAATGCTTGAGACCTCGTGGTTGGTTAAATGATGAG GTCATCAATTTATATATCGAATTGTTGAAGGAGAGGGCAGAAAGGGAGCCCCAAAGGTTTTTGAAATGCCATTTCTTCAATACATTCTTTTACAAGAAG CTTACTTGTGGAATAGCTGGTTATGACTATCAGTCTGTCAGAAGATGGACAACATTCAAAAAGTTGGGATATGGACTTACTGAGTGTGAGAAA ATCTTTATTCCAGTACATAGAGATATACATTGGTGCCTGGCAGTTATAAACATGAAGGATAAAACTTTCCAATATCTTGATTCTCTTGGAGGTTCGGGCCATGATGTACTGAGAGTACTT ACTAGATATATCATGGACGAATTGAAGGACAAGAGTATAGAGATAGACACTAGTTCTTGGGTGGTAGAAGTATCAGACCGTCTTCCTTTGCAGCATAATGG GTGGGATTGTGGTATGTTTATGCTTAAATACATCGATTTCCATAGCAGAGGTCTCGAACCATCTTTCAGTCAG GAACACATAATGTATTTTAGGAAACGAACAGCAAAAGAGATTTTGAGATTAAGAGCTGACTGA
- the LOC101775625 gene encoding uncharacterized protein LOC101775625 produces MSLRRYVNLVMANHDQGIYSLRRLNNDNFFYPAKEAAAKARDLPRLKRVPQNALSSWIDPKKKQAAALTDKQLESTLKPPPPIFSLRPSTCPVTKGDWNRLHSFPLSGTKIFFADSGKRTTLYDTKARCSISTPCLHAPKKLPVALSVPSPEGPEGEQDQDGGSLYIMDTLLDEMNATPFEALIWRNCAGGHYLITHKSWHCDALPRPPFFDHRPDEPTSVQSYAVVGNIICVSVNGHGTYCFDTVSQKWSMAGDWQMPFSGKAEYVPELKLWFGASAGNHQLPCAADLSPILRGHAPKKQQHYVWGDPHVPAEWLPNLFNPAKIVSLGSGRFCIINFFQDMGGRPPSMDGLSASDGSPIVVFSGLEVLAGNGNGSSSSSSSDSDKDSCNDKGNGNGLRMIKHKSRLCVCKLANIHYSLESVL; encoded by the coding sequence ATGAGCCTCCGGCGGTACGTGAATCTGGTGATGGCGAACCACGATCAAGGCATCTATTCGCTGCGCCGCCTCAACAACGACAATTTCTTCTACCCGGCAAAGGAAGCAGCAGCAAAGGCGCGAGATCTGCCCAGACTTAAAAGAGTGCCGCAAAATGCTCTGTCCTCCTGGATTGACCCAAAGAAGAAACAGGCGGCAGCTCTCACAGATAAGCAGCTGGAGAGTACTCTtaagccgccgccaccaatcTTCAGCCTCCGCCCATCGACGTGCCCGGTGACCAAAGGAGACTGGAACCGGCTGCACTCCTTTCCTCTCTCTGGAACCAAGATCTTCTTCGCCGACAGTGGGAAACGCACCACCTTGTACGACACCAAGGCTCGCTGCTCGATCAGCACGCCCTGCCTCCATGCGCCCAAGAAGCTCCCTGTCGCCCTCTCCGTCCCCAGCCCTGAAGGACCTGAAGGCGAGCAGGACCAGGACGGCGGCAGCCTCTACATCATGGACACGCTTCTTGACGAGATGAATGCCACTCCGTTCGAGGCCCTCATCTGGCGCAACTGCGCAGGTGGACACTACTTGATTACCCACAAGTCATGGCACTGCGACGCCCTCCCGCGGCCGCCCTTCTTTGATCATCGACCTGACGAGCCTACCTCGGTACAGTCTTATGCTGTGGTGGGCAACATCATCTGCGTCTCTGTGAACGGCCATGGCACATACTGCTTTGACACGGTCAGCCAGAAGTGGAGCATGGCTGGTGACTGGCAGATGCCCTTCTCCGGCAAGGCCGAGTACGTCCCTGAGCTCAAGCTCTGGTTTGGCGCCTCTGCTGGTAATCACCAGCTCCCAtgtgcagctgacctctcccCTATCCTGAGAGGGCATGCTccgaagaagcagcagcactaTGTTTGGGGGGATCCACATGTGCCGGCGGAATGGCTCCCGAATCTGTTTAATCCTGCCAAGATTGTCAGCTTGGGTTCTGGTAGGTTTTGTATCATCAACTTCTTCCAAGATATGGGAGGCAGGCCCCCTTCGATGGATGGACTATCAGCTTCAGATGGCAGTCCAATTGTTGTTTTCTCTGGCTTGGAAGTGTTGGCTGGCAATGGCAATGgcagtagcagtagcagtagcagtGACAGTGACAAAGACAGTTGCAACGACAAGGGCAATGGCAATGGGCTCCGCATGATTAAGCACAAGTCTAGACTGTGTGTTTGCAAGCTTGCCAACATCCACTACTCCCTCGAGTCGGTACTTTGA
- the LOC101767667 gene encoding sentrin-specific protease 1 isoform X2, which produces MSSAAARHCRKRRRDDAHGGASPTRRRRLLAPTPFPAVRCFGLRIALASAPHLPCKHCHDESTSPARLCRCRSNRLPSTSPFPAVRPFNLRIALASSPRRRRKLRFDDARHHISTTRRSRRPFSRVRRFPGLRPFALRFLLATDEPAPWSRRNPASVNMGNLISQLLRKTTSDGGLDVHRERLEGSPEVVDLTLEPDLEPEKVDVVRRGIGDWSVSALESPTPPEKRAPFHNEALEWTRLRESGFEDLSELFTPLTDKDEREVNNLLYDSGHSNEIIVMHEPSNIAITKEKLECLRPRGWLNDEVINLYIELLKERAEREPQRFLKCHFFNTFFYKKLTCGIAGYDYQSVRRWTTFKKLGYGLTECEKIFIPVHRDIHWCLAVINMKDKTFQYLDSLGGSGHDVLRVLIYHGRIEGQEYRDRH; this is translated from the exons ATGAGCAGCGCTGCAGCCCGCCACTGCCGCAAGCGCCGCCGCGACGATGCTCACGGGGGCGCCTCCccgactcgccgccgccgcctcctcgctccCACCCCGTTCCCCGCCGTCCGGTGCTTCGGCCTTCGCATCGCGCTCGCCAGCGCGCCTCACCTTCCCTGCAAGCATTGCCACGACGAGAGCACATCTCCGGCTCGCCTCTGCCGTTGCCGCAGCAACCGCCTCCCCAGCACCAGCCCGTTCCCTGCCGTCCGACCGTTTAACCTCCGCATCGCGCTAgcctcctccccgcgccgccgccgcaagctccGCTTCGACGACGCCCGCCACCACATCTCCACtacccgccgcagccgcagacCTTTTTCCAGGGTTAGGCGCTTCCCTGGCCTTCGCCCCTTCGCCCTCCGGTTCCTCCTCGCGACCGACGAACCAGCCCCCTGGAGTCGCCGGAATCCCGCTTCAGTAAACATGGGTAACCTCATCTCACAGCTGCTGCGGAAGACGACCAGCGACGGTGGCTTGGATGTGCACAGGGAGCGGCTCGAGGGGTCGCCGGAAGTAGTGGATCTCACGTTGGAGCCGGACCTTGAACCGGAGAAGGTCGATGTCGTGAGGAGGGGAATTGGCGATTGGAGCGTCTCCGCACTGGAGTCTCCAACGCCGCCGGAGAAGAGGGCGCCGTTCCACAATGAGGCACTCGAGTGGACGAGATTGCGTGAGTCAGGATTCGAG GATCTGTCCGAACTATTTACACCTCTAACCGACAAAGATGAAAGAGAAGTTAACAATCTTCTATATGATAGTGGTCATAG TAATGAAATCATAGTGATGCATGAGCCTTCTAACATTGCGATTACTAAAGAAAAACTTGAATGCTTGAGACCTCGTGGTTGGTTAAATGATGAG GTCATCAATTTATATATCGAATTGTTGAAGGAGAGGGCAGAAAGGGAGCCCCAAAGGTTTTTGAAATGCCATTTCTTCAATACATTCTTTTACAAGAAG CTTACTTGTGGAATAGCTGGTTATGACTATCAGTCTGTCAGAAGATGGACAACATTCAAAAAGTTGGGATATGGACTTACTGAGTGTGAGAAA ATCTTTATTCCAGTACATAGAGATATACATTGGTGCCTGGCAGTTATAAACATGAAGGATAAAACTTTCCAATATCTTGATTCTCTTGGAGGTTCGGGCCATGATGTACTGAGAGTACTT ATATATCATGGACGAATTGAAGGACAAGAGTATAGAGATAGACACTAG
- the LOC101765755 gene encoding beta-D-glucosyl crocetin beta-1,6-glucosyltransferase, with the protein MARASPTWPLVRGRPATSRSCMPPPRLPEPSAITPCRFDPCLLYIHAPIITPRLPLQPPSSSIRPARYTSPAMAQGEREQLSVVMFPWLAHGHINPYLELARRLTSTDRDGVDVVVYLVSTPVNLAAIAHRQTDRIRLVELHLPSLPDLPPALHTTKHLPARLMPALKRACDLAAPRFGALLDDLRPDALLYDFLQPWAPLEAAARGVPAAHFSTCSAAATAFFVHCLGSADRAPRAFPFQSVGLGTADEEAKYTELFALREDPAALVSERDRLLLSLARSSGFVAVKTCADIERKYMDYLSELLGGKEIIPCGPLLVDSGGGGGAAESDRVMRWLDGQEPGSVVLASFGSEYFMSEHQIAQMARGLEMSGERFLWVVRFPESAGGGEEDHGGAARALPRGFAPSRGLVVEGWAPQRRILSHGACGAFLTHCGWSSLLESLAAGVPVVALPLHIDQPLGANLAAELGAAARVRQERFGEFRGEDVACAVRGVLRGEEGKALRRRAGELREVVARNDADDAQVGELVRRMARLCGKGQRVAVPN; encoded by the coding sequence ATGGCACGCGCGTCACCTACGTGGCCACTGGTCAGAGGTAGGCCGGCCACGTCGCGAAGCtgcatgccgccgccgcgtctccCGGAACCCTCCGCCATCACCCCCTGCCGCTTCGATCCATGCTTATTATACATCCATGCTCCGATCATCACACCTCGATTGCCGCTACAGCCACCTAGCTCGTCGATCAGACCAGCACGGTATACATCGCCAGCCATGGCGCAGGGCGAGCGCGAGCAGCTGAGCGTGGTCATGTTCCCGTGGCTCGCGCACGGCCACATCAACCCCTACCTCGAGCTCGCCAGGCGCCTCACCTCCACCGACCGCGACGGCGTCGACGTGGTCGTCTACCTGGTCTCCACGCCGGTGAACCTCGCGGCGATCGCGCACCGGCAGACGGACAGGATCCGGCTGgtggaactccacctcccgtcccTCCCCGACCTCCCTCCCGCGCTGCACACCACCAAGCACCTCCCGGCGCGCCTCATGCCGGCGCTCAAGCGCGCCTGCGACCTCGCCGCGCCGCGGTTCGGCGCGCTCCTCGACGATCTCCGCCCGGACGCCCTCCTCTACGACTTCCTCCAGCCCTGGGCGCCGCTCGAGGCCGCGGCGCGTGGCGTGCCCGCGGCGCACTTCAGCacctgcagcgccgccgccacggccttcTTCGTCCACTGCCTCGGCAGCGCCGACCGCGCGCCGCGGGCGTTCCCGTTCCAGTCCGTCGGCCTCGGCACCGCCGACGAGGAGGCCAAGTACACCGAGCTGTTCGCCTTGCGCGAGGACCCCGCCGCTCTGGTCTCCGAGCGCGACCGCCTGCTGCTCAGCCTGGCGCGCTCGTCGGGGTTCGTCGCCGTCAAGACGTGCGCGGACATCGAGCGCAAGTACATGGACTACCTCTCCGAGCTCCTGGGAGGGAAGGAGATCATCCCCTGCGGGCCTCTGCTCGtcgactccggcggcggcggcggtgcggccgaGTCCGACCGCGTCATGCGGTGGCTGGACGGCCAGGAGCCGGGCTCCGTGGTGCTCGCCTCCTTCGGCAGCGAGTACTTCATGTCGGAGCATCAGATCGCGCAGATGGCGCGCGGCCTGGAGATGAGCGGCGAGCGCTTCCTGTGGGTGGTGCGGTTCCCggagagcgccggcggcggcgaggaggaccacggcggcgcggcgcgcgcgctgccCCGCGGGTTTGCCCCCTCGCGCGGGCTGGTGGTGGAGGGGTGGGCGCCGCAGCGGCGGATCCTGTCGCACGGCGCCTGCGGCGCGTTcctgacgcactgcgggtggagCTCGTTGCTGGAGTCGCTGGCGGCGGGGGTGCCGGTGGTGGCGCTGCCGCTGCACATCGACCAGCCGCTGGGCGCCAACCTGGCCGCGGAgctgggcgccgccgcgcgcgtgcgccAGGAGCGGTTTGGGGAGTTCCGGGGCGAGGACGTGGCGTGTGCGGTGCGCGGGGTGCTgcgcggggaggaggggaaggctCTGAGGCGCCGCGCAGGGGAGCTGCGGGAGGTGGTGGCGCGGAACGACGCAGACGACGCGCAGGTCGGCGAGCTGGTGCGGCGCATGGCGCGGCTCTGCGGCAAGGGGCAGCGGGTGGCCGTGCCCAACTGA
- the LOC101766583 gene encoding probable E3 ubiquitin-protein ligase BAH1-like 1 gives MKFAKKYATYMKGMEAELPAVGLKRLKKMLKKCRSHDGAAAGSPAAADRCPGHCSVCDGSFFPSLLNEMSAVVGCFNEKAKKLLELHLASGFKKYAMWFTSKGDESHGKLIQQGKDLVTYAIINAVAMRKILKKYDKIHYSKQGQEFKAQAQSLHIEILQSPWLCELMAFYMNLRRSKKNKAAIELFSDCSLIFDDDRPTLSCNLFDSMHVDISLTCSICLDTVFDPVSLSCGHIFCYLCCCSAASVTIVDGLKSANHKSKCPLCRQQGVFPDAVHLDELNMLLSHSCPEYWEKRTQSERVERVRLAKEHWESQCRAFLGI, from the exons ATGAAGTTTGCCAAGAAGTACGCGACGTACATGAAGGGGATGGAGGCGGAGCTCCCCGCCGTGGGGCTCAAGCGCCTCAAGAAGATGCTCAAGAAATGCCGCTCCCATGACGGTGCCGCCGCtggctcccccgccgccgccgaccgctgCCCCGGGCATTGCTCTG TGTGCGATGGGAGTTTCTTTCCATCTCTTCTGAATGAGATGTCGGCTGTTGTCGGTTGCTTCAACGAAAAGGCCAAGAAGCTGCTGGAATTGCACCTGGCGTCAGGCTTCAAAAAATACGCCATGTGGTTCACCAGCAAGGGTGACGAGAGCCATGGAAAATTGATACAGCAAGGCAAAGACTTGGTTACGTATGCAATTATAAATGCCGTGGCCATGAGGAAGATTTTGAAGAAGTATGACAAG ATACATTACTCAAAGCAAGGGCAAGAATTCAAAGCTCAAGCTCAGAGTCTGCACATTGAGATACTTCAATCCCCATGGCTCTGTGAGCTGATGGCATTCTACATGAACTTGAGAAGGAGCAAGAAGAACAAGGCTGCAATTGAGCTCTTCAGTGACTGTTCCCTCATATTCGATGATGACAGACCAACGCTCTCATGCAATCTCTTTGACTCTATGCATGTTGACATTAGCTTGACATGTTCCATTTGCTTG GACACGGTGTTCGATCCAGTCTCTCTTTCTTGTGGTCACATATTTTGCTACTTGTGCTGCTGTTCTGCTGCATCTGTGACCATTGTTGATGGGCTAAAGTCCGCAAATCACAAATCAAAATGTCCCCTATGCCGACAG CAAGGGGTCTTTCCTGATGCTGTGCACCTGGATGAACTCAATATGCTACTGAGCCATAG TTGTCCAGAGTACTGGGAGAAGAGGACGCAATCAGAGCGAGTTGAGCGTGTTCGCCTGGCTAAGGAGCATTGGGAGTCACAGTGCAGAGCATTCTTGGGCATCTAG
- the LOC101766175 gene encoding uncharacterized protein LOC101766175 — translation MLHRLFRPPPLPLKLAFTISLAVSFSVSCCADPSPPSSSHASARSRSRSPPPSPKAVAADLLSVLAGPGAAARVPPAEASRLRACLRFLSPVNPAAASKVSSWSGGGSRKFLREGRDAGAAEADEMVMWPPAPVMELARLAVDSGGDPGAIHRALDPTMLPVPDVQGTQKDKCQLTRTPYGRRFANEELNSYLAFLFELIVARGPLVGLNVSLSRYDLFHGHLFLSYETGRLGILFHAKEYPAIDKELFPYNLGYCQAGSNVPYDDSMNLRNILWLAPLPSKETKAWLAPGTLVVLDAHPDGIIYQEIIRDYVQIVRTVYEDDFGENAVDVNYLNVANSAPVDRIFIC, via the exons ATGCTTCACCGGCTGTTccggcctcctcccctccctctgaAGCTGGCCTTCACCATCTCTCTCGCCGTCTCCTTCTCCGTCTCCTGCTGCGCCGACCCATCCCCACCGTCATCGTCCCACGCATCGGCCAGGTCCCGGTCCCGGtccccgcctccctccccgaaGGCAGTCGCCGCGGACCTCCTCTCCGTCCTCGCCGGcccgggcgccgcggcgcgggtgcCGCCCGCGGAGGCCTCGCGGCTCCGCGCCTGCCTCCGGTTTCTCTCCCCGGTCAACCCCGCGGCTGCCTCAAAGGTCTCTTCTTGGAGCGGCGGAGGCTCCCGGAAGTTTCTGCGGGAAGGTCGCGATGCGGgtgcggcggaggcggacgagATGGTGAtgtggccgccggcgccggtcaTGGAGCTTGCGCGGCTTGCCGTCGACTCCGGCGGCGATCCCGGGGCCATCCACCGCGCGCTGGATCCAACAATGCTGCCA GTGCCAGATGTTCAGGGGACGCAGAAGGACAAATGCCAACTCACAAGAACACCATATGGGAGGCGCTTCGCCAATGAG GAGCTCAATTCGTATTTGGCGTTCTTGTTTGAATTGATTGTGGCACGGGGACCTTTGGTTGGACTAAACGTATCACTCAGTCGATATGATTTGTTCCATGGGCATCTTTTCCTCTCATATGAAACAGGACGGCTCGGAATTCT ATTCCATGCTAAAGAATATCCAGCAATTGACAAGGAATTGTTTccttataatttgggatattGCCAAGCAG GATCCAATGTACCATATGATGATTCTATGAACTTGCGCAATATCCTTTGGTTAGCACCATTGCCTTCAAAGGAGACGAAAGCTTGGTTAGCACCAG GAACATTGGTCGTCTTGGATGCACATCCTGATGGCATTATCTATCAAGAGATCATCCGTGATTATGTTCAAATTGTAAGAACAGTGTACGAAG ATGATTTCGGGGAGAATGCAGTTGACGTCAATTATCTGAATGTGGCCAATTCAGCTCCTGTTGATAGAATTTTCATCTGCTGA